In one Cystobacter fuscus DSM 2262 genomic region, the following are encoded:
- a CDS encoding sigma 54-interacting transcriptional regulator — MDATATLQRVAPGRVRMKLLVLSGSDAGRGYSLDQREYIVGKAPTCDIILADKTISRQHLKLEVHEEHVLAVDLDSRNGSFCEGLRFSQMELRPGSVITLGTTELKVVPEDTRERSMPLSGRDHFGALVGSSRKMREVFTLLERMAPGGSDVLIQGETGTGKELCAEALHNESKRAKGPFIIVDLAGIAPSLIESELFGHVKGAFTGAQTDRAGAFERAAGGTVFLDEVGELPLDLQPRLLRVLERRQVKRVGANDYRTVDMRVVAATHVDLEGAVKANKFRRDLYHRLAVLRVTLPALRERPEDIPLLIDTVLGRMGKPPSALSDQTRALLSQYPWPGNVRELRNVVEQVVNLGEEALPELPPLGAGAEQAVGGSTAELDLPFKEAKERLIEGFERDYLKGLLERCEGNISRASREAGIDRVYLRKLLRKHGLEDRDGA; from the coding sequence GTGGACGCGACCGCGACTCTCCAGCGCGTCGCCCCCGGCCGCGTGCGGATGAAGCTGCTCGTGCTGTCCGGCTCCGACGCGGGTCGCGGCTATTCGCTCGATCAGCGCGAGTACATCGTGGGCAAGGCTCCCACGTGCGACATCATCCTGGCGGACAAGACCATCTCGCGCCAGCACCTGAAGCTCGAGGTGCATGAGGAGCATGTGCTGGCGGTGGACCTCGACTCGCGCAACGGCTCGTTCTGCGAGGGGCTGCGCTTCTCGCAGATGGAGCTGCGCCCGGGCAGCGTCATCACCCTGGGTACCACCGAGCTCAAGGTGGTGCCCGAGGACACCCGCGAGCGCTCCATGCCCCTGTCCGGGCGCGACCACTTCGGCGCGCTCGTGGGCAGCAGCCGCAAGATGCGCGAAGTGTTCACCCTGCTCGAGCGCATGGCGCCGGGCGGCTCGGACGTGCTCATCCAGGGCGAGACGGGCACGGGCAAGGAGCTGTGCGCCGAGGCGCTCCACAACGAGAGCAAGCGCGCCAAGGGCCCCTTCATCATCGTGGACCTGGCGGGCATCGCCCCCTCGCTCATCGAGTCGGAACTCTTCGGCCACGTGAAGGGGGCCTTCACCGGCGCCCAGACGGACCGCGCCGGCGCCTTCGAGCGCGCCGCGGGCGGCACCGTCTTCCTCGACGAGGTGGGCGAGCTGCCCCTGGACCTGCAACCCCGGCTGTTGCGCGTGCTGGAGCGCCGGCAGGTCAAGCGCGTGGGCGCCAATGACTACCGCACCGTGGACATGCGCGTGGTGGCCGCCACGCACGTGGACCTGGAGGGCGCGGTCAAGGCGAACAAGTTCCGCCGCGACCTCTACCACCGGCTCGCGGTGCTGCGCGTCACCCTGCCCGCCCTGCGCGAGCGCCCCGAGGACATCCCCCTGCTCATCGACACCGTGCTCGGCCGCATGGGCAAGCCTCCGAGCGCCCTGTCGGATCAGACGCGCGCGCTGCTCAGCCAGTACCCGTGGCCCGGCAACGTGCGCGAGCTGCGCAACGTGGTGGAGCAGGTGGTCAACCTGGGCGAGGAGGCCCTGCCGGAGCTGCCCCCGCTGGGCGCGGGCGCCGAGCAGGCCGTGGGCGGCTCCACCGCCGAGCTGGATCTGCCCTTCAAGGAAGCCAAGGAGCGGCTCATCGAGGGCTTCGAGCGCGACTACCTCAAGGGTCTGCTCGAGCGCTGTGAGGGCAACATCTCGCGCGCCTCGCGCGAGGCCGGCATCGATCGCGTCTACCTGCGCAAGCTCTTGCGCAAGCATGGCCTGGAAGATCGCGACGGCGCCTGA
- a CDS encoding protein kinase domain-containing protein: MGDGKTRSSRFRSKNSREQPAPDTGRSNRNTQVEDALPVAQVGRYVLLKQLGQGGMGVVYSAYDPDLDRKVALKLLQADGPLDADAARARLLREAQAMARVTHPNVVPIHDVGMWGEHVFLAMEMAEEGTLSSWLEKERPWREVLELFLAAGRGLLAAHEAGLVHRDFKPANVLLGRGGRVYVTDFGLARKVGEALVPEEPLPEQAEGLVPPERRMLETTLTRSGVVMGTPNYMSPEQYRGGDIDARSDQFSFCVALYWGLYRKRAFESSRMRAFVTSRRKEQLVPARTQTLDVAPVPAPKRGPEVDLIQEPPRDSKVPAWVRQALMRGMSLEPQERFASMRELLEALSQERRRVQRQRWAAAACVAGVGLSVVGGAVYHQSQVCTGADALMAEVWGPGSGATLDKAFQATGRPGAGEMAARVTRVLEQYAADWKRQSTEACEATRVREVQTEELLSQRVVCLDRRLQDMRAVVGVLADADAKLVDRSLDTVYALPALGECADVESLAAQQRLPVDPTRRAEIARLGGELAGVKAMLDAGRYRPALEKGFSLEAPVLATGHLPLIAELRYDLGALQSNLGAATESERLLTQAFFDAESGRADRLKVSIANRLNFVESGQKHFPQADSWAGLGEATLRRLGGDPALEADLLTNRANSAITQEHYAEARVLLEKARALQEKALPPGHPKRARTLFQLGRVLLDMNERPRAVALLEEALQQTRAAVGPLHPDTGRRHGLLGGLLLEMGQPERALEHARAVVVAHTAAFGENSPQVASALDGVGQCLLKLGRAEESLATFERALALKREALAPDDEELQYSYDGVGQALMRLGRTREAIEPLRRAVTFPTVSPDMLAESGYALARALWASEPGPGARDEARREATRARERFLQAGLASRASEVDSWLESLPRESLALRRSVRR; the protein is encoded by the coding sequence ATGGGTGACGGTAAAACCAGGAGTAGCCGGTTCCGGAGCAAGAACTCGCGCGAGCAGCCCGCGCCGGACACGGGCCGCTCCAACCGCAATACCCAGGTGGAGGACGCTCTGCCGGTGGCCCAGGTGGGGCGCTACGTGCTGCTCAAGCAGTTGGGACAGGGCGGCATGGGCGTCGTGTACTCGGCGTACGATCCGGACCTGGACCGCAAGGTGGCCCTCAAGCTGTTGCAGGCGGACGGCCCGCTGGACGCGGATGCGGCGCGCGCGCGGCTGTTGCGCGAGGCGCAGGCCATGGCCCGGGTGACCCACCCGAACGTCGTCCCCATCCACGACGTGGGCATGTGGGGCGAGCACGTGTTCCTCGCCATGGAGATGGCGGAGGAGGGCACGCTCAGCTCGTGGTTGGAGAAGGAGCGGCCCTGGCGCGAGGTGCTCGAGCTCTTCCTGGCGGCGGGCCGGGGCCTGCTCGCGGCGCACGAGGCGGGGCTGGTGCACCGCGACTTCAAGCCCGCCAACGTGCTGCTCGGCCGCGGCGGCCGCGTCTACGTCACCGACTTCGGCCTGGCGCGCAAGGTGGGCGAGGCCCTCGTCCCCGAGGAGCCCCTGCCCGAGCAGGCCGAGGGCCTGGTGCCCCCCGAGCGCCGCATGCTGGAGACCACCCTCACCCGCTCGGGCGTGGTGATGGGCACGCCCAACTACATGTCCCCCGAGCAGTACCGGGGGGGCGACATCGACGCGCGCTCGGACCAGTTCAGCTTCTGCGTGGCGCTCTACTGGGGCCTCTACCGCAAGCGCGCCTTCGAGTCCTCGCGCATGCGGGCCTTCGTCACCTCGCGGCGCAAGGAGCAGCTCGTCCCGGCGCGTACCCAGACGCTGGACGTCGCGCCGGTGCCCGCGCCCAAGCGCGGCCCGGAGGTGGACCTCATCCAGGAGCCGCCGCGCGACTCCAAGGTGCCCGCGTGGGTGCGCCAGGCGCTCATGCGCGGCATGTCGCTGGAGCCCCAGGAGCGCTTCGCCTCGATGCGCGAGCTGCTGGAGGCGCTGTCGCAGGAGCGGCGGCGCGTGCAGCGCCAGCGCTGGGCGGCGGCGGCGTGCGTGGCGGGCGTGGGGCTCTCGGTGGTGGGCGGGGCGGTGTACCACCAGTCCCAGGTGTGCACGGGCGCCGACGCGCTCATGGCCGAGGTGTGGGGGCCGGGCTCGGGCGCCACGCTGGACAAGGCCTTCCAGGCCACCGGACGGCCCGGCGCGGGGGAGATGGCCGCGCGCGTCACCCGGGTGCTGGAGCAGTACGCGGCGGACTGGAAGCGGCAGAGCACCGAGGCGTGCGAGGCCACGCGCGTGCGCGAGGTGCAGACCGAGGAGCTGTTGTCCCAGCGCGTGGTGTGTCTGGACCGGCGGCTCCAGGACATGCGCGCGGTGGTGGGCGTGCTGGCCGACGCGGACGCCAAGCTCGTGGATCGCTCGCTGGACACGGTGTACGCGCTGCCCGCGCTCGGCGAGTGCGCGGACGTGGAGTCGCTCGCCGCGCAGCAGCGCCTGCCGGTGGACCCCACGCGCCGCGCGGAGATCGCCCGGCTCGGTGGGGAGCTCGCCGGGGTGAAGGCGATGCTCGACGCGGGGCGCTACCGGCCCGCCCTGGAGAAGGGCTTCTCGCTCGAGGCCCCCGTGCTCGCCACGGGCCACCTGCCGCTCATCGCCGAGCTGCGCTACGACCTGGGCGCGCTCCAGTCCAACCTCGGCGCGGCCACCGAGTCCGAGCGGCTGCTCACCCAGGCCTTCTTCGACGCCGAGTCGGGACGGGCCGACCGGCTCAAGGTGTCCATCGCCAACCGGCTGAACTTCGTGGAGAGCGGGCAGAAGCACTTCCCCCAGGCGGACAGCTGGGCGGGCCTGGGCGAGGCCACGCTGCGGCGTCTGGGAGGGGATCCGGCCCTGGAGGCCGACCTGCTGACGAACCGGGCCAACTCGGCCATCACCCAGGAGCACTACGCGGAGGCCCGCGTCCTGCTGGAGAAGGCCCGCGCCCTCCAGGAAAAGGCGCTGCCCCCCGGCCACCCCAAGCGCGCGCGCACCCTCTTCCAGCTCGGCCGCGTGTTGCTGGACATGAACGAGCGGCCCCGCGCGGTGGCGCTCCTGGAGGAGGCGCTCCAGCAGACCCGGGCCGCCGTGGGGCCCCTCCACCCGGACACCGGCAGGCGCCATGGCCTGCTCGGCGGGCTGCTGCTCGAGATGGGACAGCCGGAGCGGGCCCTGGAGCACGCGCGCGCCGTGGTCGTCGCGCACACCGCCGCCTTCGGTGAGAACAGCCCCCAGGTGGCCAGCGCCCTGGACGGGGTGGGCCAGTGTCTGCTCAAGCTCGGACGCGCCGAGGAGTCGCTCGCCACCTTCGAGCGGGCGCTCGCCCTCAAGCGCGAGGCCCTCGCTCCGGACGACGAGGAGCTCCAGTACTCCTACGACGGCGTGGGCCAGGCCCTCATGCGGCTGGGCCGCACGCGCGAGGCGATCGAGCCCCTGCGCCGGGCCGTCACCTTCCCCACGGTGAGCCCGGACATGCTGGCCGAGTCGGGCTACGCCCTGGCGCGCGCCCTGTGGGCGAGCGAGCCGGGGCCCGGGGCGCGTGACGAGGCGCGGCGCGAGGCGACCCGGGCCCGCGAGCGCTTCCTCCAGGCGGGGCTCGCCTCCCGTGCGTCCGAGGTGGACTCCTGGCTCGAGTCCCTTCCCCGGGAGTCCCTGGCCCTCCGGCGCTCCGTGCGCCGATAG
- a CDS encoding ATP-binding protein: MATPESHAPVTSGAQAREPGMAWGSRWLRSGNRLGRRLLLYILLFSTAVSLLGTLVQLGTDYQREVRQLEERFTQIRSSYAQGLAESLWTLDETLLRTQLEGITTLPDIVSAEVDSELGTHYVAGGGAPREFTRDFPLYHGPRLLGTLRVGANLAHARAELSSRVLVILVTEAGKTFLFGLFAFFLIQRLVTQHLATMAAYTRGLDTEHLEAPLVLRRTGTHRVRQDELDEVSTAINDMRESLRKELGERQRSEAASAFLARAGGVLVESLDLEKVLPRIASVCVGPLADWCLIDLREDGVLRRVGGAHVDAGKAPLLDELQRRYPPSTDSRVPAAVATRTGTWVLESRVTRATMRAQCVDEAHVQLVEELGLGSVLAVPLMSRGQALGAITLAAAEPERYGPAELALAEELARRAAIAIDNARLYRQAEQALRLRETFLSVAGHELRTPLLPLQLRLQSLLRRGRSAAPLEPEVLLGEIAVAEWQTRRLGLLVDQLLDVSHLIAGNALVLRRKRMDLCKLVEGVLEGVQRQISDSGSEVVRELCSPVEGEWDPRRLELVVMGLVQNALKFGEGRPIDVYVAPREGSVLLVVRDRGMGMSKSEQEHIFDRFSRGVPEQHFGGLGLGLYLTREVVRAHGGSISVESEPGQGTTFTVVLPVGEAPGPAA, from the coding sequence ATGGCAACCCCTGAGTCGCACGCGCCGGTCACCTCTGGAGCCCAGGCGCGCGAGCCGGGGATGGCCTGGGGCTCGCGCTGGCTGCGCTCCGGCAACCGGCTCGGACGACGGCTGCTGCTCTACATCCTGCTCTTCAGCACCGCCGTCAGCCTGTTGGGCACGCTGGTGCAGCTCGGCACCGACTACCAGCGGGAGGTGCGGCAGCTCGAGGAGCGCTTCACGCAGATCCGCTCCAGCTACGCACAGGGCCTCGCCGAGAGCCTCTGGACGCTCGACGAGACGCTCCTGCGCACCCAGCTCGAGGGCATCACCACGCTGCCCGACATCGTGTCCGCGGAGGTGGACAGCGAGCTGGGCACCCACTACGTGGCCGGTGGCGGCGCGCCCCGGGAGTTCACCCGCGACTTCCCGCTGTACCACGGCCCGCGCCTGCTCGGGACGCTCCGGGTGGGCGCCAACCTGGCGCACGCCCGCGCCGAGCTGAGCAGCCGGGTGCTCGTCATCCTCGTGACGGAGGCGGGCAAGACGTTCCTCTTCGGCCTCTTCGCCTTCTTCCTCATCCAGCGCCTGGTGACGCAGCACCTGGCCACCATGGCGGCCTACACGCGTGGCCTGGACACCGAGCACCTGGAGGCGCCCCTGGTGCTGCGGCGCACGGGCACGCACCGGGTGCGCCAGGACGAGCTGGACGAGGTGAGCACCGCCATCAACGACATGCGCGAGTCCTTGCGCAAGGAGCTCGGGGAGCGCCAGCGCTCCGAGGCGGCCTCCGCCTTCCTCGCCCGGGCCGGCGGGGTGCTCGTGGAGTCGTTGGATCTGGAGAAGGTGCTGCCGCGCATCGCCTCCGTGTGCGTGGGCCCCCTGGCCGACTGGTGCCTCATCGATCTGCGGGAGGACGGGGTGCTGCGCCGGGTGGGCGGGGCGCACGTGGACGCGGGCAAGGCGCCGCTCTTGGACGAGCTCCAGCGGCGCTATCCTCCCAGCACGGACTCGAGGGTCCCGGCGGCCGTGGCCACGCGCACCGGCACGTGGGTGTTGGAGTCGCGCGTCACCCGCGCCACGATGCGCGCCCAGTGCGTCGACGAGGCGCACGTGCAGCTCGTGGAGGAGCTGGGCCTGGGCAGCGTGCTGGCGGTGCCGCTGATGAGCCGGGGGCAGGCGCTGGGCGCCATCACGCTCGCCGCGGCCGAGCCGGAGCGCTACGGGCCCGCCGAGCTCGCGCTGGCCGAGGAGCTGGCGCGGCGCGCCGCCATCGCCATCGACAACGCGCGGCTCTACCGCCAGGCGGAGCAGGCCCTGCGGCTGAGGGAGACGTTCCTCTCGGTGGCCGGGCACGAGCTGCGCACGCCCCTGTTGCCCCTCCAGTTGCGGCTGCAGAGCCTGTTGCGCCGCGGCCGGAGCGCGGCCCCCCTGGAGCCGGAGGTGCTGCTCGGGGAGATCGCCGTCGCCGAGTGGCAGACGCGGCGGCTCGGGCTGCTGGTGGACCAGTTGCTGGACGTGTCCCACCTCATCGCCGGCAACGCGCTGGTGCTGCGGCGCAAGCGCATGGACCTGTGCAAGCTGGTGGAGGGCGTGCTCGAGGGGGTGCAGCGGCAGATCTCCGACAGCGGCTCCGAGGTGGTGCGCGAGCTGTGCAGCCCGGTGGAGGGCGAGTGGGATCCGCGCCGGCTGGAGCTGGTGGTGATGGGCCTGGTGCAGAACGCGCTGAAGTTCGGCGAGGGCCGCCCCATCGACGTGTACGTGGCGCCGCGGGAGGGCTCGGTGCTCCTGGTGGTGCGCGACCGGGGCATGGGCATGTCCAAGAGCGAGCAGGAGCACATCTTCGACCGGTTCAGCCGGGGGGTGCCGGAGCAGCACTTCGGGGGGCTGGGGCTCGGCCTCTACCTCACCCGCGAGGTGGTGCGGGCCCACGGGGGCTCCATCTCCGTGGAGAGCGAGCCCGGGCAGGGCACCACCTTCACCGTGGTGCTGCCGGTGGGCGAGGCCCCGGGGCCGGCCGCCTGA
- a CDS encoding ABC transporter substrate-binding protein, with amino-acid sequence MTTLRWRLGVLLAPLLLPLWLSSLLLLGAAPPEPAAPARMRVVFLDALATGSAFQRQFRGAMNAAAHDLDIELIHIEVAHWPGEILEQARQAVRGPGKPDYLIISIHRDIGARVLEVAEQAQVPVFVVNSGLALEERARFGGPREHFARWIGQMVPDDVGAGERLVRMLVDAAHARGRSSPEGPREGPVRLIAIEGQLGDTSAKQRRLGLRQAVSGVEDVELLQGVTAAWRREESRRKTFLLLRRYPELQAVWAANDDLALGAVQALEEAGRRPGEDVLVGGIDWTPEALEAVREGKLVTSLGGHFLEGAWALVLLYDHHRGRDFASERLDWRTALLPATRPSAAGYLEVLARPDWEAFDFRAFSKAANPRLKHYAFSLQALFAQRHGRMDPNGNP; translated from the coding sequence ATGACCACGCTCCGGTGGCGGCTCGGTGTCCTGCTCGCGCCCCTGCTGCTCCCCTTGTGGCTTTCCTCGCTGCTGCTCCTGGGGGCGGCGCCCCCCGAGCCCGCCGCTCCCGCGCGCATGCGCGTGGTCTTCCTCGATGCGCTGGCGACCGGCAGCGCCTTCCAGCGCCAGTTCCGGGGCGCCATGAACGCCGCCGCCCATGACCTGGACATCGAGCTCATCCACATCGAAGTGGCTCACTGGCCGGGGGAAATCCTCGAGCAGGCGCGCCAGGCGGTGCGCGGGCCCGGCAAGCCCGACTACCTCATCATCTCCATCCACCGCGACATCGGCGCCCGCGTCCTCGAGGTGGCCGAGCAGGCCCAGGTGCCGGTGTTCGTCGTCAACTCCGGGCTGGCGCTCGAGGAGCGGGCGCGCTTCGGGGGGCCGCGCGAGCACTTCGCGCGGTGGATCGGCCAGATGGTGCCGGACGACGTGGGGGCCGGTGAGCGGCTGGTGCGGATGCTGGTCGACGCGGCCCATGCGCGCGGGCGCTCCTCTCCAGAGGGGCCGAGGGAGGGGCCGGTGCGGCTCATCGCCATCGAGGGCCAGTTGGGAGACACCTCCGCGAAACAGCGCCGCCTGGGCCTGCGCCAGGCCGTGTCCGGAGTGGAGGACGTCGAGCTGCTCCAGGGCGTCACCGCCGCCTGGCGGCGGGAGGAGTCCCGGCGCAAGACGTTCCTCCTGCTGCGCCGCTACCCGGAGCTCCAGGCCGTCTGGGCCGCCAACGATGACCTGGCACTGGGGGCCGTGCAGGCCCTGGAGGAAGCGGGCCGCCGCCCGGGCGAGGACGTGCTGGTGGGGGGCATCGACTGGACGCCCGAGGCGCTCGAGGCCGTGCGCGAGGGCAAGCTGGTGACGAGCCTCGGGGGACACTTCCTGGAGGGGGCCTGGGCGCTGGTGCTCCTGTACGATCACCACCGGGGGCGCGACTTCGCCTCCGAGCGGCTCGACTGGCGCACGGCGTTGCTGCCCGCCACGCGCCCCAGTGCCGCGGGCTACCTGGAGGTGCTCGCCCGGCCGGATTGGGAGGCTTTCGACTTCCGGGCCTTCTCCAAGGCGGCCAACCCGCGCCTGAAGCACTACGCTTTCTCCCTCCAGGCATTGTTCGCGCAGCGGCATGGCCGCATGGACCCGAATGGCAACCCCTGA
- a CDS encoding papain-like cysteine protease family protein, with the protein MSLTIPPNPVTLPRVTKSAAPEPETQAPPPPPPKLTKDLETVKDDYQQALENQKQWLIKYGAPKEQIEALDKAIEQHQESVLDLNNARNSQNNVVALEQKDGGGWNSEAPVLQQEGNSDCGETVAAMFKGAKDGRESVEGERGQGVINDFKTRFSKGDGTTPAEMADMLTSEGLEVKKSTKGLERNVMDEALRNGDKAAVMLDSKISGSPDDVSGSPHWVLIDGMDNQGRYLVKDPSNGSSYYAKPEDLSNAINTSQSKSNSGGVLIVGNPDVPTDLAGKNRETAGTLGDKPGTGWGWKKNSQESSDGG; encoded by the coding sequence ATGAGCCTGACGATTCCCCCGAACCCCGTCACCCTCCCACGAGTCACCAAGAGCGCCGCCCCCGAGCCCGAGACCCAGGCTCCGCCTCCGCCTCCGCCCAAGCTGACCAAGGATCTCGAGACGGTCAAGGACGACTACCAGCAGGCGCTCGAGAACCAGAAGCAGTGGCTGATCAAGTACGGCGCGCCCAAGGAGCAGATCGAGGCCCTGGACAAGGCGATCGAACAGCACCAGGAGTCGGTGCTGGATCTGAACAACGCGCGCAACTCGCAGAACAACGTGGTGGCGCTGGAGCAGAAGGACGGGGGCGGGTGGAACAGCGAGGCGCCGGTGCTGCAGCAGGAGGGCAACAGCGACTGCGGCGAGACGGTGGCCGCCATGTTCAAGGGGGCCAAGGACGGCCGTGAGAGCGTGGAAGGCGAGCGGGGCCAGGGCGTCATCAACGACTTCAAGACGCGCTTCTCCAAGGGGGATGGCACCACGCCCGCGGAGATGGCCGACATGCTCACCTCCGAGGGGCTCGAGGTGAAGAAGAGCACCAAGGGCCTGGAGCGCAACGTCATGGACGAGGCGCTGCGCAACGGCGACAAGGCCGCGGTGATGCTGGACTCGAAGATCTCCGGCAGCCCCGACGACGTGTCGGGCAGCCCGCACTGGGTGCTCATCGACGGCATGGACAACCAGGGCCGCTACCTGGTGAAGGATCCCTCCAACGGCTCCAGCTACTACGCCAAGCCCGAGGACCTCTCCAACGCCATCAACACCAGCCAGAGCAAGAGCAACTCGGGCGGCGTGCTCATCGTGGGCAACCCGGACGTCCCCACGGATCTGGCCGGCAAGAACCGGGAAACCGCCGGGACGCTCGGCGACAAGCCCGGCACGGGGTGGGGCTGGAAGAAGAACTCGCAGGAGAGCTCGGACGGAGGGTAG
- a CDS encoding serine/threonine-protein kinase, protein MSDPAQGPSSSSSPVPFDPHRGERIGRYEVLSQLSVGGMAELFLGYTSGPGGFRKYAAIKRILPDARSDEQFERMFLDEARITAAFSHPNIGQVFELGQDPGGLFLAMEFIAGQNLDQVIALGRRLGGTLPLGFVLSVVRDVCLALHYAHTFTTPGGKPHPVIHRDVAHKNVMVTYDGVVKLLDFGIAKARGARANTQAGMVKGTTGYMSPEQVRGQPLDGRSDLFSVGVMLHELLTGERLFAAGSEIQEMQMILGASIPEPQPRGGQVPAEIRAVALKALARDREQRYATGRDMARALEAVAGSLLFDAEQRAAFMAEHFQKQREGTRQLLQTVDETLDGTSKVAPVASSNPAPEPARVLEDARRPGVEKRSPRSPAPRRKTEPEVRTEVEGSSPDQVVTTGRVVTREFSNVPAAPPDTRETPGPKVARSSLGLWAGMLVLGGLLGLGGMELRQALHAEPIPAPAPDSAEDPSPLLPLGPSRPQQAPAPAPEAAATPTSPPAAEAAKAPASTGEAAGATAAARPAKQGFLTLVTRPEAEVFLNGRSLGKTPLFKKPVPVGQLRLLLQGPDGKRRELFVPVEQGKPAVLNLPLADLPVR, encoded by the coding sequence ATGTCCGACCCTGCCCAGGGGCCCTCCTCCTCGTCTTCCCCCGTGCCATTCGATCCCCACCGGGGAGAGCGCATCGGACGCTACGAGGTTCTCTCCCAGTTGTCAGTGGGGGGCATGGCCGAGCTGTTCCTGGGCTACACGTCGGGGCCGGGGGGCTTTCGCAAGTACGCGGCCATCAAGCGCATCCTCCCGGACGCGCGCAGTGACGAGCAGTTCGAGCGGATGTTCCTGGACGAGGCGCGCATCACCGCGGCGTTCAGCCATCCGAACATCGGCCAGGTGTTCGAGCTGGGGCAGGACCCGGGAGGGCTGTTCCTGGCGATGGAGTTCATCGCGGGGCAGAACCTCGATCAGGTGATCGCCCTGGGCCGGCGGCTCGGGGGGACGCTGCCCCTGGGCTTCGTGCTGTCGGTGGTGCGCGACGTGTGCCTCGCGTTGCACTACGCGCATACCTTCACCACGCCCGGGGGCAAGCCCCATCCCGTCATCCACCGGGACGTGGCCCACAAGAACGTGATGGTGACGTACGACGGGGTGGTGAAGCTCTTGGACTTCGGCATCGCCAAGGCGCGCGGCGCCCGGGCGAACACCCAGGCGGGCATGGTGAAGGGCACCACCGGGTACATGTCGCCGGAGCAGGTGCGGGGCCAGCCGCTGGATGGTCGCAGCGATCTCTTCTCCGTGGGGGTGATGCTCCACGAGCTGCTCACGGGCGAGCGGCTGTTCGCCGCCGGGTCGGAGATCCAGGAGATGCAGATGATCCTGGGCGCGTCCATCCCCGAGCCCCAGCCCCGGGGCGGGCAGGTGCCGGCGGAGATCCGCGCGGTGGCGCTCAAGGCGTTGGCGCGCGACCGGGAGCAGCGCTACGCGACGGGCCGGGACATGGCGCGGGCGCTGGAGGCCGTGGCGGGCTCCCTGCTCTTCGACGCCGAGCAGCGCGCCGCCTTCATGGCCGAGCACTTCCAGAAGCAGCGCGAGGGCACGCGCCAGTTGCTGCAGACCGTGGACGAGACGCTGGATGGCACGTCGAAGGTGGCTCCGGTCGCGTCGTCGAATCCGGCGCCGGAGCCCGCGCGCGTGCTCGAGGACGCGCGGCGTCCGGGAGTCGAGAAGCGCTCGCCCCGCTCCCCCGCGCCCCGGCGCAAGACGGAGCCGGAGGTGCGGACGGAGGTGGAAGGCAGCTCGCCGGACCAGGTCGTCACCACGGGCCGGGTGGTCACCCGGGAGTTCTCGAATGTCCCCGCCGCGCCCCCGGACACGCGGGAGACGCCAGGCCCCAAGGTGGCGAGGAGCTCCCTGGGCTTGTGGGCCGGGATGCTGGTGTTGGGCGGGTTGCTGGGCCTGGGGGGCATGGAGCTCCGGCAGGCCCTCCACGCCGAGCCGATCCCCGCTCCGGCTCCTGACTCCGCGGAGGATCCCTCTCCCCTGCTTCCCCTCGGGCCCTCGCGTCCCCAGCAGGCCCCCGCGCCGGCACCCGAGGCCGCGGCGACGCCGACGAGCCCTCCGGCCGCGGAGGCCGCCAAGGCGCCCGCTTCCACGGGCGAGGCGGCCGGGGCGACTGCCGCCGCGCGTCCGGCGAAGCAGGGGTTTCTCACGCTCGTCACCCGGCCCGAGGCCGAGGTGTTCCTCAACGGGCGCTCCCTGGGCAAGACGCCCCTGTTCAAGAAGCCCGTGCCGGTGGGACAGCTCCGGCTGCTCCTCCAGGGCCCGGACGGCAAGCGGCGCGAGCTGTTCGTGCCCGTCGAGCAGGGCAAGCCGGCGGTGCTCAACCTGCCGCTGGCGGACCTGCCCGTGCGCTGA